Sequence from the Ereboglobus luteus genome:
CTCATCCAAATACTCACATAAAAATCATGAGAATCTTTGTGGTAAACCTTCCCCACCGCACGGACAAGCGCGCCGAAATACTCGCGCAAGGCGAAAAATACAACCTGCCCCTTGAAATCTTCGATGCAGTGAACGGGAACGCCATTTCCGACGAGGAGATCAAAAAAATCGTTTATGATTACCCGGCCTGCCACATGACCAAGGGCGTCATAGGCTGCTCGCTCAGCCACCTGAAAATATACAAAAAAATGTGCGACGAGAACATCGATCTCGCACTTGTGTTGGAGGACGACGCCCTGCTTATGGATGACCTCCCGCTCGTCCTCGGCGAATTGGAGAAAATCGACAAAAACGAAGTTCCGAAAATCTACTTCGTCTCCTCGCAATATTACAAACAGTCATCCGGTCAAAAAATTGCCGGTGGTTACGCCATCCGGGATTACATAGACGGCGGAAACAGCCACGCCTATGTGGTGAACCGAAAGGCGGCCGAGTCGCTCCATGCAAACCTGTGGCCCATCAAGTGGGAGGCCGACAAATGGTATTATTTTCTGGAAATGGGACTGGTTTCGTTTTCCTGCGTTGTCCCCCATGTGGTCGGCGTCGATGGCGTGCCGGAAAAATCCGACCTCTACACCGAGCGCGCGCTGACAAACAGAAAACGCCGCCACTATTTGAACGGATTAAAGCATGTGGTTCGCCGCCGACGCCGCCTTGTCAAAATACTTTGGAAAATATTCAGAAAACCGTTTGTGAAAAAAAGTTAATATAGTTTTTACTGTTGCGGGGTTCCGTCGCAGGCAAGCGTAAGATAAAAATCAAAAATAGATTATGACATCCTCCATTCCGTGTTTTCTGGCAATCAATGACGCGTATGTCAGGCACGCCTGTGTCATGATCGCCTCGGCGGCGTGCAATTCCAAATCCCTTCTCAAATTTTATATATTAAACGCCTCGCTGTCCGCCGAATCAAAAAGCGAAATCGAATCAGTCCGGAAAATTCACAACTTCGAGGTTGAATACGTCCGGATAGACAAGCGTCTCATTGAGGACGTGCAGATAAGGGATGAGCATATAACCATTGAGACATGCTACCGTCTTTTGATTCCGACCATATTTCCCGAAATGGAGAAGGCTATATACTTGGACGCGGACATGGTGGTGCGGCACGATCTGGCGGAGTTATGGGCGGAGGATGTCGGGAGTTTTTACGCGGGTGTCGTGGAGGATTTCATTCATGTTAAAATAAAAAACTACGACTCCATCTTTCCGTCGCGGCGCTATTTCAACGCCGGTGTGCTCCTGCTCAACCTGCGGAAAATACGGGAGGATATTCCCTTTGCCCGGTTTGTCGAAATTGAAAGCCGCCACCGGGATTCGCTCAGGCACCAGGACCAGGATGTGCTGAACATCGCGCTCGGAAACAATGTCAAATACCTCCCGTTGAAATGGAATGTTACGTTTCTCTACTTCAATCCGCGCCGCAGATTTCCAAAAACACTCGGCTTCACAAAGACGGAGGTCATCGCGGCCCGGGAGGATCCGGCGATCGTGCACTATATCGGTTCATTGAAACCGTGGCGCGTGCCTTGCGGGTTCATGGCGCCGCCTTATGTGAAAGAGTATTTCAAGTATTTGGACATGGTCACGGGACGAAAAAATTACGCAGAGGCCGTTAAAAAATTTCCCCGCGTGCGCGACTTTTTTTCATACTGGTGGCGGCATCCGTTTTTTTTCATGCGCCCCAAAACCTACGCCCTCATGAGGGCGCGACGGAAGTTTCCCATTGAAAGTGTTTAAAATCCCGGCATATCCGGCATGCCTCCATTGCACATGAATTCAAAAAAAACAATCCGACTGGCTCTCCTCGTTGACGAGTATTTTGGCGCCCTTGGCACCGCCTTTGGCGGCTACGGGTTTCTAGCCCGGCGTTATGTGGCCAAATACCTGCCCTGCGAGGATATTCAGGTGGACGTTTTGATACGGCGAAAAAAGAGCCTGCTATTCGCAAAAAAAGATGTCGTTGACGGCGTGAATGTCTGGCATCTTCCCCGCTATGCTTGGCTGGCGAGGCGCTGGTTGAGAAAACAGAACTACGATGTTTATTTGAGCATAGAACTCACATCGGCCTCCGCCCGGATAATGAAGATCGCCCCCGATGGAAAACTGATCCTTTGGATTCAGGACCCCCGGCCCAAAGCCAGGTGGGATGATGAAATCGGCACGATGAGCATGATCAAGGATCCCTGTTTTTATGACAGTCGCATCGCGCCACTGGTCAACCGCCTAAACGACGAAAACCGGCTTGTTTGGATTTCACAGGGACGCTCGCTAGTGCCGCTCGCAAAGGAGCTTTATGAAATCGAACAGGATTTTAATGCGCGCTATCTTCCCAATCCCATCGAAATTGATTGGGATTTCGATCTCGAACGCTGTTCCAAGAAAAACAATATAGTGTTTTTGGGACGCTTGGAGGCTCAAAAAAGAGTCTGGCTCGTCTGCGAGGTCGCGAAACGGATGCCTCAATATAATTTTTATATACTGGGTCAATTTTTCCGCCACAGGGAGGAAAACGAGGCGACCGTGGAAAAATACAAGCGCGAGGAAATCCCCAATTTGCACTGGGCCGGTCATTTGGATGGTGCCGAAAAAAATGAGCTTCTGCGGACAAGCAAAATTCTCATCAACACCTCCATTTGGGAGGGTATTCCAATCTCATGGCTGGAGGCCCTGTCTTACGGAACGCTGCTCATGAGCAATCTCGATAATGAAAATCTGGTCAGCCGTTTCGGCGTCTGTTCGGGACAAAATCTCGGCGACGGCTTTGACGGCATCGACGCCTATGTTTCAGCCATTGAAAAAATAATGACAGACGAGGCCTTTCGCCGCGAGCGGGCCGCCGCCGCGATCGCATATGTCAGGGAAACGCACAGCGTCGAACGCTTTGTGCGCGACATGAGGGAAGTTGTTACAGAGGCGGCACGTAGAAAAATTGATAAATAAGGTTTCAACCGGTTAAAAATCGTTTGTTTCAATTTTGAACGCACAGCCACAAACGGTTGTCAAAGTTTCGCGTATATGCCAGGTGGTGAAAATTTACTTGTTCGGTTTTTGAAAGAGCCAACTCAGGTTCGCATTAAATGTTGCTATCATTAACATGGCCCAGAACGAGCTTCCTTTTATAACATATGTGATAAATTTGGACCGCTACCCGGATCGGTTCACCGCCATGTCGGCCGCGCTGGCCCGGGAGGAAATCCCCTGCGAACGCATACGGGCCATTGATGGTCGCTCCCGTGTTTTTACCGAAGCCGAAATCGATCTCAAGGCCTACGAGAAAAACCACGGCAGACCGCCGGGCATTGGCGTCGCCGCCTGCTACATGAGCCACCTTTCGGCTTACAAAGCGCTGCTGGACACATCGTATGAATTCGCCCTGATATTCGAGGACGACATGGTCATCCACCCCGGACTCAGGCAGTTGGTGATCGATTCCATCAAGATTAAGGACTCATGGGACGTGCTGAGGTTTGCGGGGTTCCACTCCGGCTTTCCGGTGCGTCGAAAGATGATCAACGCCACCCATTCGATGTGCTATAATTTCACCTCAAGAACCGGCGGCGGCTGTTATATGATAAACCGGAAGGCCGCGAAGAGTTATCTGGGGCAGATGCTGCCCATCACGGTGCATATCGATCACGAATATACCAAGTCGTGGAAATACAATCTTCGCATATTTTCCGTTTATCCCGCCCCGTGCGTCGATGCTGGATTGCCAACATCCATTGAATATGCTGCCGCAAAAAAACTAAAGAGACGGTGGTATAAAAAATTTCCCACATTGTGCTACAGGTCGAAAACCGCCCTGCGCCAAATCTGGCACGGCATCACGCACGGATATTGTTTTCCGGGAAAATAACTTCAACGACATAGTCGTTGTCGCAGCTAAATAACGTTACATTTAGTTGTCCTGAATTCTGACACCTTTTATAAACCCAATTTCCCAATCCCCGTGACGTTCCCATTCGCAAAAACAAAAAAATGCGTTTTCCCTTAAAATATGCAGCAATGCGTCGGGCTTGTCATTGTGGAACTCTATAACAACCACGTCTATCTTGCTTAATACGCCGCATCCGGCCAAATGCGGTATAATATCATATTCCGCACCTTCGCAATCGACCTTCAAAAATATTCGCTCCTTGCCGAAATGACTCTCGATTATTGGGACAAGGGCAGTTCGGGCATCCTCAATCATGATGTTTTCCAACGTATATTCGGAGAAGCACCCGTCGAAAGTGGACTTTGATGATACCGACATGGCTTGGTCCAGATTGAATTTCACTTGCATGTGCTGTTTCCTGTCACCCAATCCGAAGTTATAAGGATTTATCTTGTCTCTCAGGCCGGCGTTAAGACTTAGATTTTCCTTAAAAAACTCAAATGTAGGCCCAAGAGGTTCAAACGCATACACCTTTCTTACGTTGGACTTGGAGGCCAGATACAAACTGGAAATGCCCACATTGGCTCCTATGTCCAGGCAAATATAACTATTGTCTGGATCAAAAAAATTATATTTTTGAAAATATAAATTTTCGACAACGATCAGGGGTAGGTTTTCAAAACAGTTTTTAATTTTTAGGCCGGAAAGTTCCACGTATTTTGAATTCACCGTGCCACCCATTGCCAGGATTTTGTTCACCAATTCCTCACGCTGAAATCCTTCCGATTCCTTGGAAAGGAGTTTTTTCAGCGACTTGTAGTTTATGTATGCGTAATAAGGGAAAAGAAATATTCCCTTTATGTAATTTATAATTTTTTTCATATTGTAATATCGATAAAGTTGGTGACTGTAAAAAGTTTTTCCGTGCTTTTAATATTATAAAAATATTTTACTAAAATTAATTGAGACTAGCGTCATTCTTTTGAAAGCATACTCAAATATTCCTGCAATACGCTCATGAATCTTAGCATTTCCTCCGGTTGGATGTCCCCGATGTTTGCGATGCGGAAGGTTTTGGCGCCGGATACTTTTCCGGGATAAATGGTAAAGCCCCGCGCCTTGGCAAAGTCATGCATGCCCTCAAAGTTATACCGCGGATGATCCGGCTCGATAATTGTCGTGATAA
This genomic interval carries:
- a CDS encoding glycosyltransferase family 8 protein — its product is MTSSIPCFLAINDAYVRHACVMIASAACNSKSLLKFYILNASLSAESKSEIESVRKIHNFEVEYVRIDKRLIEDVQIRDEHITIETCYRLLIPTIFPEMEKAIYLDADMVVRHDLAELWAEDVGSFYAGVVEDFIHVKIKNYDSIFPSRRYFNAGVLLLNLRKIREDIPFARFVEIESRHRDSLRHQDQDVLNIALGNNVKYLPLKWNVTFLYFNPRRRFPKTLGFTKTEVIAAREDPAIVHYIGSLKPWRVPCGFMAPPYVKEYFKYLDMVTGRKNYAEAVKKFPRVRDFFSYWWRHPFFFMRPKTYALMRARRKFPIESV
- a CDS encoding glycosyltransferase family 25 protein, which encodes MRIFVVNLPHRTDKRAEILAQGEKYNLPLEIFDAVNGNAISDEEIKKIVYDYPACHMTKGVIGCSLSHLKIYKKMCDENIDLALVLEDDALLMDDLPLVLGELEKIDKNEVPKIYFVSSQYYKQSSGQKIAGGYAIRDYIDGGNSHAYVVNRKAAESLHANLWPIKWEADKWYYFLEMGLVSFSCVVPHVVGVDGVPEKSDLYTERALTNRKRRHYLNGLKHVVRRRRRLVKILWKIFRKPFVKKS
- a CDS encoding glycosyltransferase family 4 protein translates to MNSKKTIRLALLVDEYFGALGTAFGGYGFLARRYVAKYLPCEDIQVDVLIRRKKSLLFAKKDVVDGVNVWHLPRYAWLARRWLRKQNYDVYLSIELTSASARIMKIAPDGKLILWIQDPRPKARWDDEIGTMSMIKDPCFYDSRIAPLVNRLNDENRLVWISQGRSLVPLAKELYEIEQDFNARYLPNPIEIDWDFDLERCSKKNNIVFLGRLEAQKRVWLVCEVAKRMPQYNFYILGQFFRHREENEATVEKYKREEIPNLHWAGHLDGAEKNELLRTSKILINTSIWEGIPISWLEALSYGTLLMSNLDNENLVSRFGVCSGQNLGDGFDGIDAYVSAIEKIMTDEAFRRERAAAAIAYVRETHSVERFVRDMREVVTEAARRKIDK
- a CDS encoding glycosyltransferase family 25 protein, with amino-acid sequence MINLDRYPDRFTAMSAALAREEIPCERIRAIDGRSRVFTEAEIDLKAYEKNHGRPPGIGVAACYMSHLSAYKALLDTSYEFALIFEDDMVIHPGLRQLVIDSIKIKDSWDVLRFAGFHSGFPVRRKMINATHSMCYNFTSRTGGGCYMINRKAAKSYLGQMLPITVHIDHEYTKSWKYNLRIFSVYPAPCVDAGLPTSIEYAAAKKLKRRWYKKFPTLCYRSKTALRQIWHGITHGYCFPGK
- a CDS encoding FkbM family methyltransferase; the encoded protein is MKKIINYIKGIFLFPYYAYINYKSLKKLLSKESEGFQREELVNKILAMGGTVNSKYVELSGLKIKNCFENLPLIVVENLYFQKYNFFDPDNSYICLDIGANVGISSLYLASKSNVRKVYAFEPLGPTFEFFKENLSLNAGLRDKINPYNFGLGDRKQHMQVKFNLDQAMSVSSKSTFDGCFSEYTLENIMIEDARTALVPIIESHFGKERIFLKVDCEGAEYDIIPHLAGCGVLSKIDVVVIEFHNDKPDALLHILRENAFFCFCEWERHGDWEIGFIKGVRIQDN